A region of the Cupriavidus taiwanensis genome:
AGACCGGCGCACCGGTCCGTGGTGCGGCGACGTTACTTCCAGCGCTGCAGGATCTGCAGGATGACCAGAGTGAAGACCGTGGCAATCACCGCCGTGGTGTCGCGCCCGAGCCCGGCCGCCACGCCGATCGCTGCCACCATCCAGATGCTGGCCGCGGTGGTCAGGCCCTTGATATGAGCCTCGTCGTTCTGCTTTAGGATGGCGCCCGCGCCGAGGAAGCCGATGCCGGCGATCAGCCCCTGCAGCACGCGGCTCATGTCGGCCAGCGGCACGCCCGCCTGCAGCGGCACCAGCACGAACAGCGCCGAGCCCAACGCCACCAGCATATGGGTGCGCAGCCCCGCCGCCTTGCCCGAGGACTCGCGCTCGTAGCCGATCAGGCCGCCGAGCAGCACCGCCATGAACAGCCGCACCAGGATGCGGGTGGCCTCGACCGCGTCCGGCACATCGGCAAATTCCGCGCGAAGGGTACGGAAGATATCGGTCCAGACAGACTCCATCGCCAACCTCCAGGACTAGGGTGCAGGCCTGAGCGTAGCACGTCACACCTGGCACGCGGCAAGACTTGTGCGGCACATCCGTGGTCCTACCGGCGTGTGCGGCGGCGTCCTACACGGCAAGCGGAAGCTCCCCGACAGTCCCGCCGAAGCGGCATTCCTATATTGGAATCACCAACAACATTCCTCCAATGGAGTTGCACCATGCCCTATATCCTCGCCTGGCTACTTGGTGTTCCGGCCTTTGTCCTGATCCTGATCTGGCTCTTCGTCCACTGATCGGCAGGCAGTGCCACGGCACCGGCCCACCCTCCACCGGCGCCCCGCGCGCCACACCCTGCACGCCCGGTTCGCCGGGCGTCTTGCATTGTGGTGCGGCCCTCTGCGACGCTTGCTGCCCACCTAAGCCGGCCCTAAGCCGCTCTTTCGCAAATCCGAATTTCAGCGTGCAGGGGGCTCGGGAATAATGGCCTCCAGTTCCCATCGACCCCGGCCACCATGCACGCAGACCAGGATCCCGACCAGCTGTACCCCGAAATCCGCGAGGCGGTGCGCAGCCTGTGCGCGGGCTTCGATTCGGCGTACTGGCAAAGGGTGGAAGAGCAGGAAGCCTTTCCCGAGAGCTTCGTCCAGGCGCTGACGCAGGCCGGCTGGCTGTCGGCGCTGATCCCGGAAGCCTATGGCGGCTCCGGCCTGTCCCTGACCGCGGCCTCGGTCATCATGGAGGAAATCAACCGCAGCGGCGGCAATTCCGGCGCCTGCCACGGGCAGATGTACGTGATGGGCTGCCTGCTGCGCCACGGCTCCGACGCGCAGAAGCAGCGCTGGCTGCCGGCCATCGCCTCGGGCGAGCTGCGCATGCAGTCGATGGCCGTGACCGAGCCCAGCACCGGCACCGACACCACCAAGCTGAAGACCACCGCGGTGCGCCACGGCGACAAGTACATCGTCAATGGGCAGAAGGTCTGGATCTCGCGCGTGCAGCACTCGGACCTGATGCTGCTGCTGGCGCGCACCACGCCGCTGGACCAGGTCAAACGCAAGTCGGACGGCCTGTCGGTCTTCGTGGTCGACCTGCGCGATGCCATCGGCAAGGGCCTGACCGTCAAGCCGATCCGCAACATGGTCAACCACGAGACCAACGAGCTGTTCTTCGACAACCTGGAAGTCCCCGCCGACAACCTGATCGGCGAGGAAGGCAAGGGCCTGAAATACATCCTCGACGGCCTCAACGCCGAGCGCATCCTGATCGCCGCCGAGTGCATCGGCGACGGCTACTGGTTCGTCGAGCGCGCCAGCAACTACGCGCGCGACCGCATCGTGTTCGACCGCCCGATCGGCCAGAACCAGGCCGTGCAGTTCCCGATCGCGCGCGCCTACGTCAACGTCGAGGCGGCCAGCCTGATGCGCTACAAGGCGGCGCGGCTGTTCGACGCCGGCAGGCCCTGCGGCAAGGAAGCCAATATCGCCAAGCTGCTCGCCGCCGATGCCTCGTGGGAAGCCGCCAACGTCTGCCTGCAGACGCATGGCGGCTTCGGCTTCGCCGCCGAATACGACATCGAGCGCAAGTTCCGCGAAACCCGCCTGTACCAGGTGGCGCCGATCTCCACCAACCTGATCCTGTCCTACGTGGCCGAGCACGTGCTCGAGTTGCCGCGTTCGTTCTGAGAACCCTACATGTCCCACTCCTCCCAAGGCATCCGCCCGCTCGACGGCATCCGCGTGGTCTCGCTCGAGCACGCCGTGGCCGCGCCTTTCGCCACGCGCCAGCTGGCCGACCTGGGCGCGCGCGTGATCAAGGTCGAGCGTCCCGGCGTGGGCGACTTCGCGCGTGGCTATGACCAGTCGGTGCACGGCCAGGCCTCTTACTTCGTCTGGCTCAACCGGGGCAAGGAAAGCCTGGCCCTGGACCTGAAAGACAATGAAGCGCAGGCCATCCTGCACCGCCTGCTGGCCGATGCCGACGTGCTGGTGCAGAACCTCGCCCCTGGCGCCGCCGCCCGCATGGGCCTGGATTTCGACACCCTGCACGGCAAGTACGAAAAGCTGATCGTCTGCGACATCTCCGGCTACGGCGACTCGGGCCCCTATCGCGACAAGAAGGCCTATGACCTGCTGATCCAGGCCGCCGCCGGCCTGGTGGGCCTGACCGGCGGCCCCAACGAGCCGTCGCGCGCCGGGGTGTCGATCGCCGACATCGCGGCCGGCATGTACGCGTACAGCGGCATCCTCTCGGCGCTGCTGCAGCGCGGCCGCACTGGCCAGGGCCTGCGCGTGCAGGTGACCATGTTCGAGGCGATGGCCGAGTGGATGAACCAGGTGCTGTACTTCGGCCACTACGGCGGCACGCCGCCGGCGCGCTTCGGCGCCTCGCATCCGACCATCGCCCCGTATGGCGTGCATCGCACCAGCAATGGCAGCGTGATCTTCAGCGTGCAGAACGAACGCGAGTTCGCCAACTTCTGCGAGATCGTGCTCGGCGACCGCGCGCTGGCGCAGGACGAGCGCTATTCCAGCAATACCGCGCGCGTGCGCAACCGCCCCGAACTGACCGCGCTGATCGAGACTCGCTTTGCCTCACTGACGGTGGCGCAGGCCGAGGCGCTGCTGGACCAGGCGCAGATCGCCAATGCGCCGATGAACGACATCGAGGCGGTGTGGAACCATCCGCAGCTGCAGGCGCGCCAGCGCTGGCGCGAAGTCTCCACCCCGAACGGCCCGATCGGCGCGCTGCTGCCGCCCGCCAACCTGTCGGGCGTCGAACCGGTCATGGGCGACGTGCCGGCGCTGGGCGCGCACAGCCGCAGCATCCTGGCCGAGCTGGGCTACGGCGAGACCGACATCGACGCCCTGGCTGACAAGCGCACCATCTGAGCCAACACCGGCGCCCGCAGCAAACCAGCAAGCGGGCGCCCTTCTTTTTCCGCAAGCACTGTTCAATCTCCGGAGCCGGCATGAGCCAAGCCGCAGACACCACTTACCCGACCCGCCAGCTTTGCGAATTCCTGGCCAACCTCAAGCTGGCCGACGTGCCCGCGCCCGTGATCGAGCGCACCAAGGACCTGTTCCTGGACTGGATTGCCTCGGCCATCGCCGGCAAGGACGCCCCGGCCGTGCGCAAGCTGCAGGAATTCGCCGCGGCCATGGGTCCGTCCGACGGCGCCGCCGAAGTGCTGGTCGACCGCCGCCGTACCTCGCCCTACTTCGCCGCGCTGATCAATGGCGCGTCCTCGCACGTGGTCGAGCAGGACGACGTGCACAACGGCTCGGTGCTGCATCCGGCCGCGGTGGTGTTCCCGGCCGTGGTCGCCGCCGCGCAGGCCGAGGGCAAGACCGGCGCCGAGGTGCTGCTGGCGTCGATCGCCGGCTATGAAGCCGGCATCCGCATCGGCGAGTTCATGGGCCGCTCGCACTACCGCGTGTTCCACACCACCGGCACCGTCGGCACGCTGGCCGCCGCCGCGGCGGTGGCCAAGCTGTTCGGCCTCGATGCCGAAGGCATCAACCAGGCGCTGGGCTCGGCCGGCACCCAGGCCGCCGGCCTGTGGGAATTCCTGCGCGACGCCGCCGATTCCAAGCAGCTGCACACCGCCAAGGCCGCGGCCGACGGCCTGCAGTCGGCGTGGCTGGCGCGCGCCGGCTTTACCGGCGCGAAGCAGATCCTCGAAGGCGCGCAGGGCATGGCCGCCGGCATGTCGAGCGATGCCAACCCCGCCTGCCTGACCGATGGCCTGGGCACGCGCTGGGCCACCGCGGAGACCTCGTTCAAGTTCTTCGCCTCGTGCCGCCACACCCACCCTGCCGCCGATGCGCTGAAGGCGCTGATGCAGCGCGAAGGCGTTGCCGCCGACCAGATCGCCAGCGTCACCACGCATGTGCACCAGGGTGCCATCGACGTGCTCGGCCCGGTGGTCAATCCCGCCACCATCCACCAGGCCAAGTTCTCGATGGGCACGGTGCTGGGGCTGGTGGCCGTGCATGGCCACGCCGGCCTGGGCGAGTTCGAGCAGCATGCGCTGCAGGACCCCGCGGTGGCCGCGTTCCGCGGCAAGGTCGACATGGAGCTGGATGCCGAGATCAACGCCGCCTATCCGCGCCAGTGGATCGGCCGCGTGACGGCAAAGACCACTGACGGCCGCACCCTCGCCGCGCGCGTCGACGTGCCCAAGGGCGATCCCGACAACACGCTGTCGCGCCCGGAACTGGAAGCCAAGGCGCTGCAGCTGGGCGCGTTCCGCCAGGGCGCCAGCGAGGCCGAAATGCGCGCCATCATCCAGCGCGTGTGGGCGCTGGAGCAGGCCCCGAACGTCAACGACTGGCTGCCCGCCGCGCGCTGAGGATCGCCATGTCCACCGCCGTCACCTACCTGTTTGTGCCGGGCGACCGGCCCGAGCG
Encoded here:
- a CDS encoding MgtC/SapB family protein, giving the protein MESVWTDIFRTLRAEFADVPDAVEATRILVRLFMAVLLGGLIGYERESSGKAAGLRTHMLVALGSALFVLVPLQAGVPLADMSRVLQGLIAGIGFLGAGAILKQNDEAHIKGLTTAASIWMVAAIGVAAGLGRDTTAVIATVFTLVILQILQRWK
- a CDS encoding acyl-CoA dehydrogenase family protein is translated as MHADQDPDQLYPEIREAVRSLCAGFDSAYWQRVEEQEAFPESFVQALTQAGWLSALIPEAYGGSGLSLTAASVIMEEINRSGGNSGACHGQMYVMGCLLRHGSDAQKQRWLPAIASGELRMQSMAVTEPSTGTDTTKLKTTAVRHGDKYIVNGQKVWISRVQHSDLMLLLARTTPLDQVKRKSDGLSVFVVDLRDAIGKGLTVKPIRNMVNHETNELFFDNLEVPADNLIGEEGKGLKYILDGLNAERILIAAECIGDGYWFVERASNYARDRIVFDRPIGQNQAVQFPIARAYVNVEAASLMRYKAARLFDAGRPCGKEANIAKLLAADASWEAANVCLQTHGGFGFAAEYDIERKFRETRLYQVAPISTNLILSYVAEHVLELPRSF
- a CDS encoding CaiB/BaiF CoA transferase family protein, with translation MSHSSQGIRPLDGIRVVSLEHAVAAPFATRQLADLGARVIKVERPGVGDFARGYDQSVHGQASYFVWLNRGKESLALDLKDNEAQAILHRLLADADVLVQNLAPGAAARMGLDFDTLHGKYEKLIVCDISGYGDSGPYRDKKAYDLLIQAAAGLVGLTGGPNEPSRAGVSIADIAAGMYAYSGILSALLQRGRTGQGLRVQVTMFEAMAEWMNQVLYFGHYGGTPPARFGASHPTIAPYGVHRTSNGSVIFSVQNEREFANFCEIVLGDRALAQDERYSSNTARVRNRPELTALIETRFASLTVAQAEALLDQAQIANAPMNDIEAVWNHPQLQARQRWREVSTPNGPIGALLPPANLSGVEPVMGDVPALGAHSRSILAELGYGETDIDALADKRTI
- a CDS encoding MmgE/PrpD family protein — translated: MSQAADTTYPTRQLCEFLANLKLADVPAPVIERTKDLFLDWIASAIAGKDAPAVRKLQEFAAAMGPSDGAAEVLVDRRRTSPYFAALINGASSHVVEQDDVHNGSVLHPAAVVFPAVVAAAQAEGKTGAEVLLASIAGYEAGIRIGEFMGRSHYRVFHTTGTVGTLAAAAAVAKLFGLDAEGINQALGSAGTQAAGLWEFLRDAADSKQLHTAKAAADGLQSAWLARAGFTGAKQILEGAQGMAAGMSSDANPACLTDGLGTRWATAETSFKFFASCRHTHPAADALKALMQREGVAADQIASVTTHVHQGAIDVLGPVVNPATIHQAKFSMGTVLGLVAVHGHAGLGEFEQHALQDPAVAAFRGKVDMELDAEINAAYPRQWIGRVTAKTTDGRTLAARVDVPKGDPDNTLSRPELEAKALQLGAFRQGASEAEMRAIIQRVWALEQAPNVNDWLPAAR